From the genome of Natronolimnobius baerhuensis:
CGACGCCATCGAAGCGATGTACGGCGGCACCGTCGGCGGCTACTACGACCCCGCAACCGACGAGGTCGTCATCGTCTCCGACAACCCGGAGACGCCCGAACTCGACGAAGTGATTCTCGGTCACGAACTGCTTCACGCCCTGCAGGACCAGCACTTCGACCTCTCGACGTTCGACCGCGAAACCATCGATCAGGACAACGCCAAGAACGGCCTCATCGAAGGCGATGCGGTCTGGGTCGAAACCGAGTACGAACAGCGCTGTGGGGACGAATGGGCCTGTCTCCCGCCGACCGGCGACGCCGCCGAGCCACCCGAGCCGAACTGGGGCGTCTACCTCACCGTGTTCCAGCCCTACGAGGACGGCCCCGACTACCTCGAGTCCCTGTTAGACCAGGGCGGCTGGGACGCCGTCAACGACGCCTACGACGACCCGCCTGCGAGCAGTTCCGAAGTGATCCGCCCCGGCGACGAGCGCGCCCCGGCCGATATCGCCGTCGAGGACCGCTCGAGCGACGACTGGCAGCAACTCGAGGTCAACGGCGGGGTGGCGAACGAAACCGTCGGCGAGGCCGGCATGGTCGCGATGTTCGGCGCTGGCGCACTCGAGACGGGCGAGCCAACGGTGATCGACCAGTCCGCACTCGTCGGCTTCGACCCCAGCCTCGAGTACGATCACGCCGTAACTGACGGCTGGGCTGGCGACGAACTCGTCACCTACGTCAGCGATGATGGTCTCGCGGCCGAGGACCCGCTCGACGCCGTTTCCCACACCGGCTCCGTCTGGGAAACCCGCTGGACCTCGAGCGAGGACGCCGAGCAGTTCTACGAGGGCTATCTCTACCTGCTCGAGGGCTACGGCGCAGAACCCGTCGAGGACCGACAGGACACCTACGAAATCGAGGGCGACGCCTACCCTGGGGCGTACTATCTCGAGCATAGCGACGACGGCGACGGCGAGACGGTGACCATCGTCCGCGCGCCGTCGGTTGACGCACTCGAAGACATCGACGAGGGCGCTGCACCCGCGAGCGAGGATGCACTTACGGCCGGTCTGCTTTCACCTGTTGAGCCTGCCTCGCTGACACTGGCGGCCGTCTCATCTCACACGGGCGATGCTGGCGGCCTGCACCCGTGACGTCGGTGTTCTGCCAGCCGCCGGAGCGATGGACCTTTCCTCACCCCGTCGAATGCACCGGGTATGACGCGACTCAGGCTTTTCGCAGTCGTCTTTCTCGTCGTCCTCGCGGGCTGTTCGGTACCCGGCGCGCTCGACGAGTTCGACGACGACCGCGAGGCCGGCCACATCGGCACCTACGCGTACGACGATGTTTTCGAGTTCGACGGCAGTGAGGGGCTGACCGAATCCGAACTCGAGGCCGTCAAATACCGGGCAATGACGCGGATCGAAGTCATCCGCGGGCTGCAGTTCGATCATGACGTCGATCTCGAGGTGATCGACAGAAGCGAGTATCGCACCCAGCGCGGCGAGAGCCCGCCAGCCTCGGCGTTCGAGAACGAACTCTGGCGCGGGATGTTCGTCGTCGACGGCGAGACGGACGTCAATCAGGCGCGCGATACGCTCTACGGTGGGGCGGTACAGGGATACTACACCAACAACCGCATCGTCATCATTACGGACGACACTGACGAGATTCGCGTCAATCGCGACACGCTCGTCCACGAACTCGTCCACGCACTCCAGGATCAGCGATTCGGCCTCGAGCGGACGGGCGAGACGCTCGACGCCCAGCGCGCGGAAACGGGTCTGATCGAAGGCGAGGCGAACTATCTGCCACACCTGTACGCCGAGCGCTGTGACGACGACTGGCAGTGTCTCCCCGAAATCGGCGCGCCGGCAGATGCCGAACTCGAGGCAGACGATGAGGTTGATCCGGACGAGAGCGGTGACGACGCCGACGCCAGTGCTGACGCGGGTGACCTCGAGAGCCAGCCGTTCAACGTCGGCCTGTTCCTCTCGATTTACGCGCCCTACTCCGAGGGGCCAGCGTTCGTCGAGGCGCTTCACGACCGTGAGTCCGACTGGGG
Proteins encoded in this window:
- a CDS encoding Hvo_1808 family surface protein, giving the protein MTQTRTRLLSVLVVVVVLAIIGVTAAGMVPGLLSDGPAPDNESDAESTSDDTASDAPPEDRPDDPSTTETIGYVDGYWYDDDLAVDDQDDAVVDEADLESVIYRSMARVEVIRELPFEDEVPVDVISREEFHEDSDDLFVDVTADERLQENANYETLFMVERDEDAVDAIEAMYGGTVGGYYDPATDEVVIVSDNPETPELDEVILGHELLHALQDQHFDLSTFDRETIDQDNAKNGLIEGDAVWVETEYEQRCGDEWACLPPTGDAAEPPEPNWGVYLTVFQPYEDGPDYLESLLDQGGWDAVNDAYDDPPASSSEVIRPGDERAPADIAVEDRSSDDWQQLEVNGGVANETVGEAGMVAMFGAGALETGEPTVIDQSALVGFDPSLEYDHAVTDGWAGDELVTYVSDDGLAAEDPLDAVSHTGSVWETRWTSSEDAEQFYEGYLYLLEGYGAEPVEDRQDTYEIEGDAYPGAYYLEHSDDGDGETVTIVRAPSVDALEDIDEGAAPASEDALTAGLLSPVEPASLTLAAVSSHTGDAGGLHP
- a CDS encoding Hvo_1808 family surface protein: MTRLRLFAVVFLVVLAGCSVPGALDEFDDDREAGHIGTYAYDDVFEFDGSEGLTESELEAVKYRAMTRIEVIRGLQFDHDVDLEVIDRSEYRTQRGESPPASAFENELWRGMFVVDGETDVNQARDTLYGGAVQGYYTNNRIVIITDDTDEIRVNRDTLVHELVHALQDQRFGLERTGETLDAQRAETGLIEGEANYLPHLYAERCDDDWQCLPEIGAPADAELEADDEVDPDESGDDADASADAGDLESQPFNVGLFLSIYAPYSEGPAFVEALHDRESDWGGVDRAYDDRPASTSQVIHPERYPDDEPVTVTIPDRSSDEWEPATIGDGMAQTETVGEATIFGALWTNGAIDRPLTEGATTLSPYNYSAPETDGWAGDTFQVYHDTADENRTGHVWELAWESAADADEFAGAYRTVLETNDAERVDDATGETYRIADGDAFAGAYRLAVSDDTVTIIGAPTVDDLESIHASDSVATAALAGDHSHPSAAPATAATSMASSMADG